From the genome of Francisella tularensis subsp. tularensis:
CTCTAGTTGGTTTAATAGAGTTTTATATCTGTGTTCATGGTATTATGGGAATAGTACATTATTTTGTACAAAGATACTTTCGTAGATTTATTAGTAATGTTGATAATTAAATTTATCAATAGGAAAGCATATCAAGATTTCTTTATTGCTAGAGGTTTCAAGAAATCATCAATATTACAGTGACTTTCAATAGGGTGTCTAAGCTTTTTATCTTTGTTGATAGTATAATGATTATTTCTACCAATCTTTGTTACAGTTAGATAGGCTGTCTCGGTTAGGTCACTTAGAATATTTAGGACCGCTCGTTCAGTGATCCCAACCTTGATAGCCATATCTCTAATAGTGATGTTTGGGTCACTATTAATGAGACATAACACATGCGAATGATTTGTTAAGAAAGTCCAACTTTGTTGTTTTTTTGTAGGCATTATCTATTATTTTAAAATTTTATTTTGTCTATTAATTATACTGGAGTATACGGTAAAGATGAATGATGAAGTACGATTTGTAGTTCACCATTAGCATTAGGTTTGAAACCCATTGTATAGTTTGCAACTACTTTGTTACCATTAGTTTGAGTTAAATGTTTGTTACATAACTATACCAATATTGTCTTCAACGATATAGCCGGCATTTTCAAATTCTAGATCTGCCCATGGTCCGATAGCAAAACCATTATCTTCAGGGTATTTATCATTGCCTGCAACAAAATAAGATACTGCACCTTCTAAGTCGCCTCTAAACATTTTCTTAGATGCTAGAGTTGGCTTAAAAAGAACTTCACTATTATCATAAGCATACATATCTTTGATAAAATCGTGAGCTAATTGCTTATAGTCTCCTCCTTCCCTATAAGTTTTAGAAATCTTTAATAAGCCATTTTTCCACTTAGCTAATGCCTTATCTATATCTTGTCTATTCATATTTTTCTCCTCTCTTGAACTATGAACTTTATTATATGTATTAAAGTTCATGTATTTTATTTCATAAAAGGCATTTGTAAAGTTTTTATAGTAAAAATCTTTTAAAAATCTTTATTAAGTTAGATAATCTATTACACGTAGATACAAAAAATATTATTATGCTATGAACATAGTAGATTCACATATTCATTTCTGGGATATAACCAATGGTTATAATGATTGGGTTAAAGATACCAATTTGCCAAAACTGGTAACACCAGAGAATTTAGAGGCGAGTGCTTTTGTGCATATAGAAGCTCACAGTGAGAAATTTGATCCTTTATGTGAATATAATTGGCTAAAATCTAAATTTAACAATAGTAATATTAAAGTAGTAGCTTTTGTTGATTTTACATTAGAAATTTCTCAGTTTGAAAAAAAGATCATATACTTATCTGAACATAATAATATCGTTGGCATACGCCAAATTATGTCAAAAACGTATAAATCAAAATATAGTCCATTTGAAAAATGTATACCTAAAGATTTAGAGCAAAAGTTAAAAATTCTAAGAGAACATAAACTTATTTTTGAAGCGCAAATGTATCCAGAGCAGTTTTTACCTCTTTTAGAAAAAATTAATAACTCTGGAGTGAAAATGGTGGTGGAACATTTTGGTCTACCTTTATTTGGGCGTAATAATAATCTAGCAGAGTGGCAAAGATTCATAAAAGAATGTAGTCAAAATACTAATTGGAATCTTAAGCTTTCTGGTTTTGATTTAAATAATCAAATGTCAAATGTAAAGAAAGCACTAGACTTTGTTTTTGAGAATATTTCATTTCATCAATTATGTTATGGTTCGAACTTTCCTGTTTCAAATCATGATGATTATAATTTTTGGCAGAAATTTTTGTATAAATACATTGATAATGATGAAATATCTAAACATGTGTTTAAAAATGTAGCTCGGAGGATTTACTTCAAAGAGGGCTAATATCTTCAGCAAATTTTTTAGCATTAGAAAAATCTATTTTATCTGGATTTTTTATATCAAAAATTAATTCCATAAGCATTTGTTTGTTTAGCTTAGGTAGGCAAGTTATTGTGGCTTGATTTTTATATTTGGGCATATGCCATTTATCAAATATTCTTTTATCAATGTCCTCTAGGACTATAGTAATAGCTTGAGGATTTTTCCATGCTTTTATATTGTTGTTTTTTAGGATTGTTAGAAAGGTTTCACTTTTATCTAAACATTCTTGATATCTTTGTATAAGCCCTTTTTTGGATCCTAAAGATAAAATTCTATTATATAACAATACCGCTGATAAACCATTTCTGCTGCCTCCTATCGTCATATCATCATTATCAATATATTCGACATAGTTTTGAGAAATATATTTTTTTTGTATTAGTAATATTCCTGAAGGCATCGGATTACCTAAGAATTTATGTCCACTAATATTCACCGATTGAAAATCTTCTCCAAGAATATAATCGTTTTTTAGCGGTAGAAAAGCACCATCAAATGCACCATCTAGATGTATATAGAAGTTATCTGTATACTTTTTAAAAATATTTCTAGCTTCTTTATAATTATCTATTGAGGATGTTATAGTTGAGCCAATTGTGGCAATAAAAATATATGCCTGATTTTTATTATAATTTTCTTTTAAGAAACTCTCTAGTGATCCTAAATCAATTTCTCCATTATTACGAGAAGTTATAACTTTATTTTTGATTGCTAATATATTTGCAGTTTTACTTACGCAATAATGAGCATAATCACTATATACCAAAGTTACATCATAAGCCTTAAAGTAGTTTCTAGCATTCCAAACACCATAAAGTATAGCTTCTGAACTGCAGCTTGCTATATATCCCCAAGAATCATTTGTATTAGACATATATAGCTTAAGAAAAAAGTTTATAACAGCTCTTTCGTGACCTAAAGTACTAAAAGGAGAGCCTTTACTATATGGATTGCCAATATTATTAAAATGCTCAGATATTAGCTCTTTACAGTTATCATAATCAAAATCTGTAGCGGTAGGGTAACCGACATAAACTTTTTTATTATGTCTTAGCCTAAGTTTTAAATCTTCAATATTTTTCATTTAAATAAAATCAATTATCTATATTTTTTTGTTAGTGTTTTAAATACTTCAAACTCCAAATGACAAGTATTTATCCTAGCAAACTGCTCTGCAGTCTTTTTAGATATCTCTTGAGGAATTTGTCTAATTTTTTGACCTGTAGCTAGAGTTTTTACTTCAATCTCAATAGCTTTTTCAAAATAATAGTGCTTATAAATTGCTTTTTCAATTGATTCTGCAGTTGTGATAATTCCATGATTATCTAATATCATCATGCTATTTTTTTCACCCAGACTAGCTGCGATTGCCTTACCTTCATTATCTAAAGCTAGTCCATCATAGTGGTGATAAGATACATCATCATAAAATCTTAATGATTGTTGATTAGTAAATTGCATACCGCATTCTAATGAGGAGAGTATTACAGCATATTTACTATGCGTATGGATAATAGCATTAATATCTTTTCTAGCATTATATGTTTCTAAATGGATATTGGCAGCTTGAGGCATTACTTTATAACCATTATCTGAAACTATTTCTCCATTAGGTGTTATGGTAACAATATTTTTTTTGGTAACTTTATCGAAGGTAACATTATGTGGTGTAATAATTACATTTCCATTAGGGAGCCTTGCTGATATATGTGTAGCTAATAGATCATCCCAACCATAATAATGTATTACATGATGACAAACTGCTAATTTCTTTCTGAGATTTTTTTCTGTAGACATATTTCAATAATTCCTTAAGACTTATATATTTTAAATTTTATCACCTAGTTATAAATTTAATCTAGCTTTAAATTATCATATATCTAAAGATTATTTTTTAGATACAAAAATATTATCTTTGATATAGAACCTGTATGGCATATCTTTTGCTTTTGATATACCAATTCTTTGTGTTTGAACTATATCAATTTCATTAATCAGATCATTATTATATCTAAGAAGAATAGAACTATCCTTATCAAGTAAATTGATACCATTATCTTTTAAGTTAATATTTAGTGCTTGGGTTAATTTTGCTGGACCTGAACATAAATCTATTAACTTAGTTTTTGATCTATTAAGCTGCATTTGTTCAATCCCAGCTATTGGTTCTAGCGCTCTTATAAGTATAGCTTCACCTATACCGACATCTGCTGTTACCACATTAAAACAATAATGCATTCCATAAGTAAAGTATACATAACTAGTACCTGCTTGTGCGTACATCATTGAATTTCTCTTTGTCCTATTGCTATATGAGTGGCAGGCGGGATCGTTATATAAATATGCTTCCGTCTCAACTATTTTCCCTATTAGTATTTTATTATTGTATTTACTAACTAAAAAATGTCCTAATAATTTTTTTGCAGCATCAATAGTTTTAAGTCGAAGAATTGCTTCTAAGTTGTTCATAATTTCAAATTAATATCATTTAATTATCATAAAATTTTAGCAAAATGCAGAGATATTGTATTGATTAAGCTGCAATCATTAGATAGTATCTACAAAGTTATAGCTAAATAATCGTGAGTAAATACAGATGTCTAAATTATTAGTTGTTATCAACATGCAAAAAGGTTTTGATTGCTCTGAGGCTAGAGCTGTAATACCAAATCTTAATAAATTTTATACCTATTTTGATAATGTTAGTTTTGTGATGTTTGAAAATAGGAAGAATTCACTTTTTGAAACTCAATTAAAATGGATTGATTTTCAAAATGAAGAAGATAGAAAGCTTATTGAAGGTGTAGAGATACCACAAAATGCGCATTTTACTCATCACCATAACTATACGGTATACAATGATGAGCTTAAAGCTTTAATAAAAAAACTTAAACCAGCAAAAGTCTATCTTTCTGGTCTATTCTCAGATGTTTGTTTATTAAAAACAGCTATGGATATGTTTGATGATGGGATTGTCCCTTATATTATCAAAGATCTAAGTGGGTCACCACATGGTGATATTGCACATGAAGTAGCATTTGCAGCTATGAAAGAAGGTTTAGGAGCTGATCGTATAATATCTACCAAAGAGATAAGCTAATGGATAGTATATATCAATCAATAGTATCATCATTTTATGACTATCAGTCGTATTTTGAATTAGTTGCTGCTGCAACTGGGGTAGCTGGAGTATATTTTTCATACAAGAGAAATATTCTAGTATATATTGTCAGTTTTATATCATCAGCGATATATGTATGTTTGCTATATGATTGGAAACTTTTTGGCGATATGTTACTGAATTTCTATTATCTGATAGCAAATGTCATCGGTTTTTTTGCTTGGATAAAACACTTTGAAGGTGATAGTAAGATTCATGTTTATGTAACAAAAGCAGATACTCATCAGAAGAAAGTTTCTTTATATATATTTATAATTACTTTTGTTCTTACCCCATTTATTTATGCACTCCAAAAACAAACTTCTATTATAGATTTACCTGTATATTCATTTATAGATGCCTTTGTTACCGCAATATCTTTTGCAGGAGTTTATTTGATGATAAAAAGAGCAATAGAGAGTTGGTACTTATGGGCTATAGCGGATATTATTTCAGTACCTCTATTTATTTATAAAGGTTACCATGTTACGGCTTTACAATATGCAATATTCTTAATATTGGTTTATCTAGGTTATAAAGAGTGGCTACGTGACTTTAATCAAAATAAATAATTTATACAATAAATAATTTAGAGAGAATTAATAATCTTAGTATAATTTGTTTAATATATGCAGTATTATTACTATAGTTATTTTATGATGTAAAGATATGCACAACGAGTCTTTGATTTCCATTTTCGTTTTTGTAATGCTGGGCATTCTAGTAGTTACAATAGTCCTAAAAAAACTAAAACAACCATATGTTGTAGCATATTTATTGACAGGAATATTATTAGGACCGTATGGATTAAGATTGATTCAAGATCAAGAGAATCTTGCAAGGTTAGGTGAAATAGGGGTTATCCTATTATTATTTTTTGCAGGGATGGAAGTCTCACCACGTAAATTTGCTGAAAACTGGCAAGTTCCGACTATTGGTACAATGCTGCAAATGCTAATAACAAGTCTAATAGTTTCTATAATTGGAGTAGCATTAGGATGGAGTATTGCAAAGATATTACTTTTTGGAGCAGTTATTAGCTTAAGTAGTACAGCTGTTGTGCTTAAATTATTAAATGATAGTGGCAGTATGAAGACTCGTCTAGGGCAAAATGTTTTAGGAATTCTTTTAATCCAAGATTTAGCAGTAGTGCCTATGCTTATTCTTGTAAGATTAATCGGAGGCGAGGAGCTATCAATCAGTCAAATAGTAACTCAAATTTTAGGTGGTATTCTTGTAATATCTATAGCAGCCATTATGGCGGTTAAAAAGAATATCAAAATATCTTTTATTTCTGTGTTGGGAAAGGACGAGGAAATGAGAGTTTTTGCAGCTCTAGTAATTTGTTTTGGGATGGCAGCACTTACAGAATCATTAGAATTATCATCTGCTTTGGGTGCATTTGTAGGGGGGATGATCGTTTCTACACTTGAAGAAACAGAGTGGGTTGGACATAGTCTTTCAACTGTTAAGACTATTTTTATGGCATTATTTTTTATATCTGTAGGAATGTTGATAGATTTAAAATTATTTTGGAATCATATATTTTTATTTATGGCATTATTGCTATTGATATATTCACTGAATACAACTATCAATGCTTTAATATTTAAAGCACTTAGACAGAGAACAGAAGAAGCATTGATAGGTGGAGCGATGTTATCACAAATAGGAGAGTTTAGCTTTGTATTGATTTCTATGGGTTTTGCATCAGGAATTTTAAGTTTAACAATATATCATTATTGTATTACGTTGATATCTTTATCGTTATTGTTTAGTCCATTATGGATTAGTGGTGTTAATCTCTATATTAAAAAGTATATTAAGAAAAAGCCTCAGAATTAATTATGTTAATAAGTTCTCGTGTATAGGCTTGTTCAATCTCTTTTCTATGCTCAACATAACAGTAGAAATTAGCTTAGATGTTTATAACATTTTCTTTATCGTTAAAAGTTTTTATTTCTATATATGGAGTGAAATCATTAATACCATAATTTTGAGTTTACTTTTACTAATAACCGAGCTTTTTGAAAAATCACTACTAAAGAAATATTTATCGGCAATAATTCTTTTAATTAATTGCTCAAGCTTTTGGGCAACTTCAAGAGGATCTTTCTCTATACTAATAAGCCAAGATACTTTATGTAAAGCAATATTTTCATCACTACTAAAAGTTTTAATAATACTTGTAATTACTATTTAAGAGTTTCCCAGTTGTTCTTTTATCACCATGCTCAATAGTTTCATACATCCTAAAATAAAATACTTTTATCTTACTAACATAGCCATGATAATTTTGTACCTCAATATAGTCACCCTCAGAAAATAGGCTGCGCCAATTGATGATAATCCAACCAACAAAATTCATAACAGTTTCTTTATTAACGATTATCAGACCAGCTGCAACTAAACTTAACATCGTAAATAAGTTAGTTATTCCACCAAGCCAAATTTTTATAACAACTAGGAAAAAAATAATTATACTTAAATAAATTACTCGCGATTTAATTTTTTTGATTTGTTTAGTAGATGTTGCGCGTTTTTTTAGTAAGTAAAAAGCTAAGCTAGCGACTATAGTTATTAATACTATATTGATAAACGTTGATATTATGTTGAAAAGCATTTCATTATATAAAGGCATATATCAACTTCAAAATCTTAAATTACTACTTAGTTATATTATAACTTAAAATCAAAAACTAGGAGTTTAAATAATAGCAGTTATCGTTGTTTGGTATTTGCTTAATTTATTAATCAAGCCCAAAATTTGAAGTTTTTCTGTTTTTCACTAAAATTTTGTTTTATAAATTACTAAATCAAATTATCAAACAGCTATTTTTTATTAGTAGAGTTGCTTTATGATTGAAAAATCTGATATTTAATCGCAAATTGGGGTAATTTTCTATATCCTATATACTTATTGATTAGATACTATTTTATATGTTAATACAATATGAAGTCTACAAAATATAGTCTAGTCATAGGTTGGAGTATTTGGTGTATTGCTGCAATTTTTTATGGGTTAGATTATTTTCAACATACTACTGCACCAAGTGTTTTAGTTAAGCCAATAGCCGCAACTATGCAGGTAGGAATAGAAGATACTGCTTATATTATGAGTATATATTTTCCTATTTATGCAATATCACAAGTTCCAGCTGGAATTCTACCTGATAAGTACGGCTCAAAAATAATGTTATCAATTTCATGCTTAGTTATGAGTTTAGGCATATTACTGTTTAGTTATGATCCAAATTTAGTAACAATGTTTATCGGTAGAATACTTATAGCTGCAGTAGCTTTTATTGGCACACTGAAAGTGGCTGCTGATGTCTTACCTGAAAGAGCATTTCCAATTGCTGTAGGTCTGACAAATACTATAGGAGTTTTAGGTGGGATATTTGGACAAATATTTTTGAATTACCTTGTTATTCTGCATGGCTGGCAGTTTGCTTTAGTATTGATAGGATATTTTGGTATATTTTGGAGTATCATAATTATAGTTCTATTAAAGTCTCCAAATATTGATAATACAAGTATCAATAATTATAAGTTTAAATATTTAAGTTTTGCCCAAAGTTTAAAATTATTATTAAATAAAAAACTTTGGTTTTTAGCACTTTATGCTGGTTTAATGGTTGGTATAGTAGTCAATTCTTTTTCTGAGTTATATGATGTTCTATTTTTAGAGCAAGCGTATGATCTATCACAGCATCTAGCAGCTAAAGTAAGTGTAATGATGTTTATAGGTATAGCAGTTGGAGGTCCTTCCCATGGCTTCATTGCTAGCTTATTTGGTGAGAAAAGAATATGGATGTTAGTTTGTAATATTATGACAATACTAGCATTTTCAGTAGTTATAATTTTTGCTGATTTTATTTCAGTAGATAATTTATACATAATTTTCTTTGTTATTGGTTTTAGTGTATCGAGTATGCTTTTAGTGTTTTCAGTGGTTGAGGAAATATTTCCACCGCAGATTAAGGCTACTGCATTAGCAATTGTTAATATGGTTATAGGGCTGTGTGGAGCTATTTTTCAATATTTGATTAGTTATATTAGCGTTTATTTAAATGGTGGACCTTTGACCGGAGAGATAAATGCTAATGTTTTTGATCGCGCTTTTATATATTTGATAATCCCACTTTTATTAAGCACTATTATAATCTTTACTATTGTAGTAGAAAAATACAGAACTAGAGAAATTAGTCTTAAGAGTTTAAGTAAGTTCTAAAATCTATTATATCTTGTCTAAGAATATAATCTCTTTGGTTGAGCGACAGAAAGTTTCTTTTATTAAAAATACACTAATTAATACACCTAAAGCTGTAAAGCCTAGTAGAATACTTAGACTTGTTTGATAACCTGCGATGGTTGGATTTTTACCTTGATTTGATACCAAATCAAAAATACTACTAACTATTGGTGAGCCAATACCTACGGATAACATAATCAAGAAATTATTAACTCCAAGTGCAGCAGCTCTATAGTTATATTTAGACTGCTCTGCTATTATAGCAAAACCAATACTTTGTCCACTAGCACCTAAGCCTAAACAGATAAAAGCTAAATAGAGTATACCTTGACTGATAGGAAAAAATATTATTGTTGATAATGATACAAAAGTTAGACAAATTGCAAAAATCATTACCGGTTTTCTTCTTTTTATATAATCAGATATTGCACCTAAACTAGGGCAACCAATACCATATCCAAGCCAAGCTAGAGTTATTAAATATGAACTAAATTTTGCGTCAAAGCCATTTAGCTGTAAAAAACTTTTGGTAGCATTTTCTGATAGGTATTCAATTGCTAAGTAAGTTGTTGCCGAAAAGGTTGCTATTAACCAAACTTGTTTATTAGTGAATATGCTTCTTACTTCAGTTAATAATGACTGAGGCATTGGTAAAATGATAAATCTATTTTTACCACTATTACTTGATTGGTCATTATTTTTAACTACAAGTATAGTTATAGCGGCTAGAACAATACCAATAATTGCTAAGACAACAAATACATATCGCCAGTCTATACCACCAGCTTGAGATAGAGATTCTAGAGGTCCTGCAGCTAGCATCGGTCCTAGCACACCGATAAATTGTGAAAGTCCAATAAATAGCCCTATATGCCGATTTGGTAACCATTCGTAAACAGCAATTAGCAGACATAAAAAACCAAAAGAAGCACCGAAACCTATCATTATTCTATAGATTAACGCAGCAGCAAAACTATTGCATAGACCAAATAAGCCGACACCTAAAGCACAAACTAATATCGCTAGTGTAAGAGCTTTTTTTAGACCTAGTTTATCAGTAATTATACCAACAGGAATTTGCATAACTCCATAGGTGAGTTGATATGCTGTAGAGCTTAAAATACTAAATGTTAAAATACTCAAGTCTAAATCAGCTATTATCTGATGTTCAAATGTTCCTAATATTGTTCGAAGTAGGAACTCGTACATAAAAAATATAGCACATGTTAACCATATTGTTATGGCTAAAAAAGATAATTTATTATTCATCACTAAAGTTTTCTTTTGTTATTTCTTCCCAATCTTCTATTTTTGCCTCTGCTTTCTCATCATCTTGGAAAGATGAAATTTTAAATACTAGATCGCCTTCCTTAATCATTGGGTAATTATTTATGCCAAGTATGATTCCATCAATAGGTGACTTTAGATAAATGCTTTCATCATTCCCAAATGGATCTATTAGCTTACCTATTTTTTGACCTTCTTTGACCCTTGTGCCAAGCTCTATTTCTGTTCTGAGTATCCCTGGTTTGTCAGAGACTGTCCATTCAGTATCTTCTGATACTAATGGTTTGAGTTGTTGGATGAATTCTTGGTCTTCGAGCAGAGCTATTTTACGCATAACATTTTGTATACCTGCTATACCAACATTGATAGCTTCTTCACCAAATTTATTTGCCTCACCAGCTTCATAGCAGATAAAAGGGATATCTAGGTCTTGATGAATTTTTCGAATACTAGATTGATTCATATTTACCGCGATAATTACAGGTGCTTGAAAAGCTCTGGCCATTTTTATAGACTCTTCATCTTCACCATTGAAGTATACTTGTGGAAGTATCTCGTGATTTATAGCTCCTGTTTTAATTTGGATAGAATAGTTTGCTTTTTTTATAATCTCTTGGGTTATTCTATAAGCATAACGGTGCATATATGAGCCATTCTCATCCCCTGGAAAAGCTTGTTCTAGAGTAGGGTTATGCTTGATACTATGGACTAAACCAAAAACATTTAGTACCGGAATAGCTACGATTGTACCATTTAACTGTTTAGGATTGGTTTTTTCTAAAAGAGAGTTGATAATTTCGATACTGTTAAATTCATCACCATTAACCATACCAAAAATTAATATACATGGACCCTCATTAACACCATTAAGAATCTTTGTTGGCAGATACATTGGAGCACAAGAATATTGGCTAGGTAATGGCATTGCTAATGTAGCCATTTCTCCAGGCTGAAAGGTATTATCAAAAATTTTAAATTTCATAAGTTTTTATATTAGATTTAATTTATCTGATTTAAAGATAACGATAGTATAATAAAGTGAAAATGTTAATTCAAAAAAGCGCTATAGTCCGAGTACTACCTGTGTAAACAATAAAATAATTATCGAAATATTCTTTTTAGGCTTTTTTAAAATTAAAAAAAACATTAGAATTAGTATTTTGTAAGGTGTGTGAATTTTTAAGGTTATAAGATGTCAGAAGATTTGATGATTTTTAGCGGTAATGCTTCTAAAAAGCTTGCTAGTGAAGTAGCTAAAGAGCTAGGTGCAACTCTTGGTAATGCAACGGTTGATAGGTTTAAAGATGGCGAAATACATGTTGTCCTAAACGAGAATGTGCGTGGTAAGGATGTATTTGTAATCCAATCAACTTGTCCACCATCTGATAATTTGATGGAACTTATTCTATTAATAGATGCGCTTAAAAGATCATCAGCAGAGAGGGTAACAGCAGTATTACCATATTTTGGCTATGCTAGGCAAGATAGAAGATCAAAATCAGCGAGAGTGCCTATATCTGCTAAAGTTGTCGCAAATCTTCTTCAAGCTGTTGGCTTAGATAGGATATTATCAGTAGATATTCATGCTGAGCAAATCCAAGGATTCTTTGACATACCATTTGATAATGCTTTTGCAACTAAAATATTCCTAGAATATGTGCGTAAAAATCCAGAGAAATATCAAAATATCAAAATAGTATCACCTGACATGGGTGGTGTGGTTAGAGCTAGATCTGTAGCTAAAAACTTAGGTGTTGAGATTGCTGTAGTTGATAAAAGAAGACCTAAACCAAATGTTGCAGAGGTTATGAACATAATTGGCGAAGTTGATGGCAAACATTGTATACTTGTTGATGACATTATGGATACTGGTGGCACAATGTGTCAAGCAGCAAAAGCATTGATAGAGAAGGGTGGAGCTGCTAAAGTATCAGCATTTTGTATACATCCATTACTTTCTGGCGATGCGATTAAGAATATCGAGGATTCAGCAATTGATGAGCTCATAGTTACTGATTCTATACCTCTTAAACCTCATGCTGAAGCATGTAGCAAAATCAAAGTCATAACATTAGCACCATTACTTGCTCAAATTGTTGAAAAAACTAATGGAGAGGAATCAGTTAGTGATATTTTCCGTATTGATGGCTTAGTTGATTAATTACTTGCATTAATAAATATAATCTACTACAATACAACAGTTAATCTAGGGTCGCATAGATTAAGTTTATTTGTTTAAAAATTAATAAGGAATCTAACAATGGCAAATTTTGTTCTTAAAGCTGAAAAGAGAGAAGACTTAGGTACTGGTGCGAGCCGCCGTCTAAGAAGAGCTGGTAAAATCCCAGCTGTTATATATGGTGGTGAAAAAGAAGCGGTATCTGTATTACTTGATCATGATAAAGTACTACACTCAACAGAAGACAAAGCGTTTTTCTCAAGTGAGATAACTTTGGATATCGATGGTAAACAAGAAAAAGTAATTATCAAAGCATTACAAAGACATCCATATAAAGTTAAGCTTATCCACGCTGACTTTATGAGAGTATAACTATTTCATCTTTATATTTATTTCCATAATATATTTTTCTATTAAAAAATTCTTGTGTTAAACTAGTAAATTAGTTGTAACGATACACTAATTAAATGAGTACTTATACTGTAGTTATTATCATATTTATACTTATTTGTATATCTGCTTTTTTCTCAAGCTCTGAGACA
Proteins encoded in this window:
- a CDS encoding MFS transporter is translated as MNNKLSFLAITIWLTCAIFFMYEFLLRTILGTFEHQIIADLDLSILTFSILSSTAYQLTYGVMQIPVGIITDKLGLKKALTLAILVCALGVGLFGLCNSFAAALIYRIMIGFGASFGFLCLLIAVYEWLPNRHIGLFIGLSQFIGVLGPMLAAGPLESLSQAGGIDWRYVFVVLAIIGIVLAAITILVVKNNDQSSNSGKNRFIILPMPQSLLTEVRSIFTNKQVWLIATFSATTYLAIEYLSENATKSFLQLNGFDAKFSSYLITLAWLGYGIGCPSLGAISDYIKRRKPVMIFAICLTFVSLSTIIFFPISQGILYLAFICLGLGASGQSIGFAIIAEQSKYNYRAAALGVNNFLIMLSVGIGSPIVSSIFDLVSNQGKNPTIAGYQTSLSILLGFTALGVLISVFLIKETFCRSTKEIIFLDKI
- a CDS encoding succinylglutamate desuccinylase/aspartoacylase family protein is translated as MKFKIFDNTFQPGEMATLAMPLPSQYSCAPMYLPTKILNGVNEGPCILIFGMVNGDEFNSIEIINSLLEKTNPKQLNGTIVAIPVLNVFGLVHSIKHNPTLEQAFPGDENGSYMHRYAYRITQEIIKKANYSIQIKTGAINHEILPQVYFNGEDEESIKMARAFQAPVIIAVNMNQSSIRKIHQDLDIPFICYEAGEANKFGEEAINVGIAGIQNVMRKIALLEDQEFIQQLKPLVSEDTEWTVSDKPGILRTEIELGTRVKEGQKIGKLIDPFGNDESIYLKSPIDGIILGINNYPMIKEGDLVFKISSFQDDEKAEAKIEDWEEITKENFSDE
- the rplY gene encoding 50S ribosomal protein L25, with the protein product MANFVLKAEKREDLGTGASRRLRRAGKIPAVIYGGEKEAVSVLLDHDKVLHSTEDKAFFSSEITLDIDGKQEKVIIKALQRHPYKVKLIHADFMRV
- a CDS encoding ribose-phosphate pyrophosphokinase, with protein sequence MSEDLMIFSGNASKKLASEVAKELGATLGNATVDRFKDGEIHVVLNENVRGKDVFVIQSTCPPSDNLMELILLIDALKRSSAERVTAVLPYFGYARQDRRSKSARVPISAKVVANLLQAVGLDRILSVDIHAEQIQGFFDIPFDNAFATKIFLEYVRKNPEKYQNIKIVSPDMGGVVRARSVAKNLGVEIAVVDKRRPKPNVAEVMNIIGEVDGKHCILVDDIMDTGGTMCQAAKALIEKGGAAKVSAFCIHPLLSGDAIKNIEDSAIDELIVTDSIPLKPHAEACSKIKVITLAPLLAQIVEKTNGEESVSDIFRIDGLVD
- a CDS encoding MFS transporter, whose product is MKSTKYSLVIGWSIWCIAAIFYGLDYFQHTTAPSVLVKPIAATMQVGIEDTAYIMSIYFPIYAISQVPAGILPDKYGSKIMLSISCLVMSLGILLFSYDPNLVTMFIGRILIAAVAFIGTLKVAADVLPERAFPIAVGLTNTIGVLGGIFGQIFLNYLVILHGWQFALVLIGYFGIFWSIIIIVLLKSPNIDNTSINNYKFKYLSFAQSLKLLLNKKLWFLALYAGLMVGIVVNSFSELYDVLFLEQAYDLSQHLAAKVSVMMFIGIAVGGPSHGFIASLFGEKRIWMLVCNIMTILAFSVVIIFADFISVDNLYIIFFVIGFSVSSMLLVFSVVEEIFPPQIKATALAIVNMVIGLCGAIFQYLISYISVYLNGGPLTGEINANVFDRAFIYLIIPLLLSTIIIFTIVVEKYRTREISLKSLSKF